AAAAGAATAGGAAGCCGGGTCTGCATCGCGCGTCAGTCCTTCTCTTCCTCGACCGCGGGGGCTGCGAGCGAGCGCAACAGCAGCACCGGGATCAAGAGCATGAAGACGATGACCTCCTTGTAGTTGCTCGCATAGAAGGACGAGAACGCCTCGACGATGCCGACGACGAGGGCCGCGGCTGCGGTCAGAGGATAGCTGACGAGGCCGCCGATGATCGCGGCGACGAAGCCTTTCAGGCCGATCAGGAAGCCGCTGTCGTAGTAGAGCGTCGTGATCGGGACAATCAGAATGCCCGAGAGCGCGCCGATCACGGACGCCAGCAGGAAGGCGATCTGTCCGGACAGCGTGGTGCGGATGCCGACGAGCCGCGCACCGAGCCGGTTGACGGCGGTCGCGCGCAGCGCCTTGCCGTAGAGAGTGAGGCCGAAGAACAGCCAGAGGCCGACGATGAAGGCGATGGTGATACCGTAGACCGTGATGCTCTGGCCGGTGAAGCGCAGCGAGCCCGCGGTGAACGCGGCGGACAGTACGGCCGGTCCGCGCTGGCCTTCGGCGCCGAAGAAAAGCAGGCCCAGGCCCTGCAGCGCGAGGTGGACGCCGACGGAGGCGATCAGGAGCACCAGCACGGAGGTGTGGGCGAGCGGCTGGAACACGATGCGATAGAGCGACAGGCCGATCAGCGCGACGATGACCAGCGACAGCGCCATTGCGACCGCGACCGGCGGCTTCTGGCCGGCGAAGTAGAGAGTGACCGCCAGCACGATTGCCGGCAGCACGATGTTGGTGAGGAAGGTCCGCGCAATCAGCCGCCCGTGCAGCGCCTTGCGCGCGGCGACGAGGTCGAGGACGAAGGCAACGATCCCCATGGCGAGTGCGAGCTTGGCCGTGCCCGGCATCTGGCCGGAGGCGAGCGAGGCATAGGTCAGCGCGCCATAGGTGACGAATTCGCCCTGCGGGATCAGGATGACGCGGGTGACGGCGAACACCAGCACCAGTGCCAATCCGAGCAGCGCATAGATCGCGCCGTTGGTGATGCCGTCCTGCACCAGGAACAGCATTATGGTGGTGTTCAAGACCGGACGCTCCCCCTAAAGATCCGGACCCGGTCCCGCGATTGGGGTGGATGGTCCGCTCACAGCCATTGAAAAACGCTGACGATATTTGATATGGTCAATAACAATTATCAAATATAATCTCAAGGGCGACAAACGACCCCTCCCGAATTTAGCGGGATTGCGAGCACGAGGCGATGACAGTTTCCAAAACCGCTGATAAATCCGCGGAAAAACCTGCGGAGGCGACCAAGAGCCGCAAGGAGCCGCCCGAGGCGCCCACCGAAGCCCTCCAGCTCGGCGAGCTCTCCGAGCAGCTCGGCTACGTGCTCAAGCGCGCCCAGCTTAAGGTGTTCGAGAATTTCCTGCGCTGCGTCGCCTCGCTCCAGCTCACCCCGGCCCAGTTCTCGGTGTTGCTGCTGGTCGAGAAGAATCCGGGCCGCAACCAGACCGAGATCGCCTCCACCCTCGGCATCCTCCGTCCGAATTTCGTGGCCATGCTCGACAATCTCGAGAGCCGCGACCTGTGCGCGCGGATCCGCTCGACCAACGACCG
The DNA window shown above is from Bradyrhizobium sp. CB1650 and carries:
- a CDS encoding branched-chain amino acid ABC transporter permease is translated as MNTTIMLFLVQDGITNGAIYALLGLALVLVFAVTRVILIPQGEFVTYGALTYASLASGQMPGTAKLALAMGIVAFVLDLVAARKALHGRLIARTFLTNIVLPAIVLAVTLYFAGQKPPVAVAMALSLVIVALIGLSLYRIVFQPLAHTSVLVLLIASVGVHLALQGLGLLFFGAEGQRGPAVLSAAFTAGSLRFTGQSITVYGITIAFIVGLWLFFGLTLYGKALRATAVNRLGARLVGIRTTLSGQIAFLLASVIGALSGILIVPITTLYYDSGFLIGLKGFVAAIIGGLVSYPLTAAAALVVGIVEAFSSFYASNYKEVIVFMLLIPVLLLRSLAAPAVEEEKD
- a CDS encoding MarR family transcriptional regulator, which encodes MTVSKTADKSAEKPAEATKSRKEPPEAPTEALQLGELSEQLGYVLKRAQLKVFENFLRCVASLQLTPAQFSVLLLVEKNPGRNQTEIASTLGILRPNFVAMLDNLESRDLCARIRSTNDRRSHILVLTDKGKAVLARAKKLVATKHEARLNDLLGTANREALIAMLSKIANEF